From Woronichinia naegeliana WA131, the proteins below share one genomic window:
- a CDS encoding CBS domain-containing protein, translated as MKAADIMTSEVVTIRGSATVAEATQLMKQRNLRALIVDRRHEEDAFGIVTATDVIYKVTAYGLDPKTVQVYEIMTKPCIVVNPELQVEYVARLFAQSQIRCAPVIKGELLGIISISDILNKGDFVEQPKAVLLEQRIQEALANARQICAKEGATSPACAAAWDVVEELQAEAAHQRAKKPETNYFAEYCQENPDAIEARIYDS; from the coding sequence ATGAAAGCAGCAGATATTATGACCTCAGAGGTCGTCACCATTCGCGGCTCGGCAACCGTAGCAGAAGCGACGCAACTGATGAAACAGCGTAATCTACGGGCCCTCATCGTAGATCGTCGCCATGAAGAAGATGCTTTTGGGATCGTCACAGCTACGGATGTAATTTATAAGGTGACTGCCTACGGTCTTGATCCCAAAACGGTTCAAGTCTATGAAATTATGACCAAACCCTGTATTGTCGTTAATCCTGAATTGCAAGTGGAGTATGTAGCTCGTTTGTTTGCCCAGTCTCAAATTCGCTGTGCACCAGTGATTAAGGGAGAACTGTTAGGGATCATTTCTATTAGTGACATTCTCAATAAGGGTGATTTTGTCGAGCAACCGAAAGCGGTTCTCCTAGAGCAGAGAATTCAAGAAGCGTTAGCCAATGCCCGTCAGATCTGTGCCAAAGAGGGGGCCACCTCTCCTGCCTGTGCGGCGGCCTGGGATGTGGTTGAGGAATTGCAAGCAGAGGCAGCCCATCAACGGGCCAAGAAGCCGGAAACCAATTATTTTGCAGAATATTGTCAGGAAAATCCCGATGCGATCGAGGCCAGAATATACGATAGCTAA